DNA from Sulfurimonas xiamenensis:
GTTTTACTGAGATACTGATTATCGCTGTTATTGCCATTTTGTTCCTTGGTCCGGATAAACTTCCCGATGCAATGGTAGAGATAGCTAAATTTTTCAGAAATGCGAAGAATACTATTGGCACTATGAAAGAGTCTCTAGAAGAAGAGATGAATGTTAAAAGCATGAAAGATGAAGCATTGGCATACAAAAAAGAGTTGCTTAATGCCTCAAATCAAGTAAAAAGCGCAACTGACATAAAAAAGATGGCAGCAAAACTAACAACGCTTGAAGATGGTACATTTGAAGATGACGATCTCTTCAAAGAGTCAAAACAGAGTAATCAATCAGATAACAAAAGTGAAAAAACGCCAAATAAAAGTGATGAAGTAACTCTTGCAAAGAAAAAAAAGAATCCAAATAAAAT
Protein-coding regions in this window:
- the tatB gene encoding Sec-independent protein translocase protein TatB; protein product: MFGMGFTEILIIAVIAILFLGPDKLPDAMVEIAKFFRNAKNTIGTMKESLEEEMNVKSMKDEALAYKKELLNASNQVKSATDIKKMAAKLTTLEDGTFEDDDLFKESKQSNQSDNKSEKTPNKSDEVTLAKKKKNPNKIEEDSKDV